A genome region from Platichthys flesus chromosome 12, fPlaFle2.1, whole genome shotgun sequence includes the following:
- the zmiz1a gene encoding zinc finger MIZ domain-containing protein 1a isoform X2 — protein MNTLPSMDRHIQQTNDRLLCIKQHLQNPANFHSAATELLDWCGDPRAFQRPFEQSLMGCLTVVSRVAAQQGYDLDLGYRLLAVCAANRDKFTPKSAALLSSWCEELGRLLLLRHQKNRQNEPQGKVPMQPSMSSMKPGLTHSDGSFPYDSVPWQQNTNQPPGSLSVVTTVWGVTNTSQSQVLGNPMANSNNPMNPGGNPMGPGMSASGAGLNSPQFSAQQQQFQNKGGSNQQYMQQGMYGRPGYPGGPGGYSGSYSGGPNTPQGGMGMNSHTRPSGDFTQPAAAAAAAAVAAAAATATATATATVAAMQETQNKDMNQYGQMCSSFQMGPTQAYNNQFMNQPGPRGPPGGMNPASMGSGMSNPNMSGPPMGMNQARTPGMGHFGAHGQRMPQQGYPGVPRQGVPMQGMKRPYPGEASYATQQYGPNSQFPPQQGQYPSSNPSRPLSSPNYPGQRMPGQQSQGQYPPGMPMGQYYKQEPFNGQSTNFSGGGYSYGQGNGPPRPVNYPHSPVPGNPTPPMTPGSSIPPYLSPNQDVKPPFPPDMKPNMTALPPPPSNPNEELRLTFPVRDGVVLEPFRLEHNLAVSNHVFHLRPSVHQTLMWRSDLELQFKCYHHEDRQMNTNWPASVQVSVNATPLTIERGDNKTSHKALHLKHVCQPGRNTIQITVTACCCSHLFVLQLVHRPSVRSVLQGLLKKRLLPAEHCITKVKRNFSSVAASAGNTTLNGEDGVEQTAIKVSLKCPITFRRIQLPARGHDCKHVQCFDLESYLQLNCERGTWRCPVCNKTALLEGLEVDQYMWGILNAIQNSEFEEVTIDPTCSWRPVPIKSELHIKEDPDGPLTKRFKTMSPSQMTMPNVMEMIAQLGPGPGPGPGHGPGPGPSPYPPHPSQHTSGNGGDYPGAGNSYHSQGHFDFPHGNPSGGGVAGGGGGGPPMSDFIHGPQLSHPPDGHGGLHSQDKPLSHGMNDPLLPELANPDELLSYLDPPDLPANSNDDLLSLFENN, from the exons CCCTGCTGTCGTCGTGGTGCGAGGAGCTGGGTCGTCTCCTCCTGCTGCGTCACCAGAAGAACAGGCAGAACGAACCACAGGGAAAAGTCCCCATGCAGCCCAGCATGAGCAGCATGAAGCCCGGCCTCACGCACAG TGATGGATCCTTTCCCTATGACTCTGTCCCCTGGCAACAAAACACCAACCAGCCCCCTGGGTCGCTGTCCGTGGTGACAACGGTGTGGGGCGTGACCAATACGTCACAGAGTCAG GTGCTGGGTAATCCGATGGCAAACAGCAATAACCCCATGAATCCTGGGGGTAACCCTATGGGACCAGGTATGTCTGCCAGCGGAGCAGGACTCAACTCACCTCAGTTCAGTGCTCAGCAGCAACAGTTCCAAAACAAAGGCGGCTCCAACCAACAGTACATGCAGCAGGGCATGTACGGCAGGCCTGGCTACCCCGGTGGTCCTGGGGGATACAGCGGAAG TTATTCCGGAGGCCCGAACACTCCTCAAGGAGGGATGGGGATGAACTCCCACACGCGTCCTTCTGGTGACTTCACGCAGCCGGCTGCcgcggctgcagcagctgctgtcgCTGCCGCAGCTGCTACAGCAACGGCCACAGCGACAGCCACGGTAGCAGCTATGCAGGAAACCCAGAATAAAGATATGAACCAGTATGGACAG ATGTGTTCATCGTTCCAAATGGGCCCAACTCAGGCCTACAACAACCAGTTCATGAACCAGCCAGGCCCACGAGGGCCCCCTGGAGGCATGAATCCAGCCAGCATGGGATCAGGCATGAGCAACCCCAACATGAGTGGTCCTCCCATGGGCATGAACCAGGCTCGAACCCCAGGCATGGGGCATTTTGGAGCTCACGGCCAGAGGATGCCACAGCAGGGGTATCCTGGAGTACCTCGACAGGGTGTGCCCATGCAGGGGATGAAGAGGCCGTATCCTGGGGAG GCAAGTTACGCAACTCAGCAATACGGGCCAAACAGTCAGTTCCCGCCACAGCAGGGGCAGTACCCGTCATCAAACCCCTCCAGGCCGCTGTCCTCTCCAAACTACCCCGGGCAGAGGATGCCAGGGCAGCAGAGCCAGGGACAGTACCCACCCGGGATGCCCATGGGCCAGTATTATAAG CAAGAGCCCTTCAATGGTCAGAGCACCAACTTCTCAGGAGGTGGTTACTCCTACGGTCAAGGCAATGGG CCTCCCCGGCCCGTAAACTACCCCCACTCCCCTGTCCCCGGAAACCCCACACCCCCCATGACCCCAGGTAGTAGCATCCCTCCGTACCTGTCGCCAAACCAGGATGTGAAACCCCCGTTTCCACCCGACATGAAACCAAATATGACAGCTCTTCCGCCCCCTCCAA GTAACCCCAACGAAGAGCTACGGCTGACATTCCCCGTCAGGGATGGAGTGGTGCTGGAGCCGTTCCGCCTGGAGCACAACCTGGCTGTCAGTAACCACGTCTTCCACCTTCGGCCCTCCGTCCACCAGACCCTCATGTGGAG GTCAGACCTCGAGCTGCAGTTTAAGTGCTACCACCATGAAGACAGGCAGATGAACACCAACTGGCCCGCCTCCGTCCAGGTCAGCGTCAACGCCACGCCTCTCACCATCGAGCGGGGCGACAACAAGACCTCCCACAAAGCCCTGCACCTGAAGCACGTGTGCCAACCTGGGAGAAACACCATCCAGATAACAGTCACggcctgctgctgt TCCCAcctgtttgtgctgcagctggtCCACAGACCATCTGTGCGCTCTGTCCTCCAGGGGCTCCTGAAGAAGAGGCTCCTTCCTGCAGAACACTGCATCACCAAGG TTAAGAGGAACTTCAGCAGTGTGGCGGCCTCGGCAGGCAACACCACTCTGAATGGGGAAGATGGCGTGGAGCAGACGGCCATCAAGGTGTCGCTGAAATGTCCCATCACCTTCCGACGCATCCAGCTACCGGCACGAGGGCACGACTGCAAACATGTCCAG TGTTTTGATCTGGAGTCCTACTTACAGCTGAACTGTGAGCGGGGGACATGGAGGTGTCCTGTGTGCAA TAAAACGGCATTATTAGAAGGTCTGGAAGTGGACCAGTACATGTGGGGAATCCTCAACGCCATACAAAA CTCAGAGTTTGAAGAGGTCACTATAGACCCGACATGTAGCTGGCGACCTGTCCCCATCAAGTCCGAGCTTCACATCAAAGAGGATCCAGACGGACCGCTCACCAAGCGCTTCAAGACCATGAGCCCCAGTCAGATGACCATGCCCAATGTGATGGAGATGATCGCCCAGCTGGGGCCTGGTCCCGGCCCAGGTCCCGGCCATGGACCCGGACCCGGTCCCAGTCCCTACCCCCCACACCCTAGTCAACATACGAGTGGGAACGGTGGAGATTACCCAGGAGCAG GCAACAGTTACCACAGCCAGGGGCACTTTGACTTCCCTCACGGGAACCCCTCTGGTGGGGGGGTTGCAGGAGGCGGCGGAGGTGGTCCCCCTATGAGTGACTTCATCCACGGCCCCCAGCTCTCGCACCCCCCAGATGGACATGGCGGCCTCCACTCGCAGGACAAGCCCCTGAGCCACGGCATGAACGATCCA CTGCTTCCAGAGCTGGCGAACCCGGATGAGTTACTATCGTACCTGGACCCCCCCGACCTCCCCGCCAACAGCAACGACgaccttctctccctctttgagAACAACtag
- the zmiz1a gene encoding zinc finger MIZ domain-containing protein 1a isoform X1, translating to MNTLPSMDRHIQQTNDRLLCIKQHLQNPANFHSAATELLDWCGDPRAFQRPFEQSLMGCLTVVSRVAAQQGYDLDLGYRLLAVCAANRDKFTPKSAALLSSWCEELGRLLLLRHQKNRQNEPQGKVPMQPSMSSMKPGLTHSDGSFPYDSVPWQQNTNQPPGSLSVVTTVWGVTNTSQSQVLGNPMANSNNPMNPGGNPMGPGMSASGAGLNSPQFSAQQQQFQNKGGSNQQYMQQGMYGRPGYPGGPGGYSGSYSGGPNTPQGGMGMNSHTRPSGDFTQPAAAAAAAAVAAAAATATATATATVAAMQETQNKDMNQYGQMCSSFQMGPTQAYNNQFMNQPGPRGPPGGMNPASMGSGMSNPNMSGPPMGMNQARTPGMGHFGAHGQRMPQQGYPGVPRQGVPMQGMKRPYPGEASYATQQYGPNSQFPPQQGQYPSSNPSRPLSSPNYPGQRMPGQQSQGQYPPGMPMGQYYKQEPFNGQSTNFSGGGYSYGQGNGPPRPVNYPHSPVPGNPTPPMTPGSSIPPYLSPNQDVKPPFPPDMKPNMTALPPPPSNPNEELRLTFPVRDGVVLEPFRLEHNLAVSNHVFHLRPSVHQTLMWRSDLELQFKCYHHEDRQMNTNWPASVQVSVNATPLTIERGDNKTSHKALHLKHVCQPGRNTIQITVTACCCSHLFVLQLVHRPSVRSVLQGLLKKRLLPAEHCITKVKRNFSSVAASAGNTTLNGEDGVEQTAIKVSLKCPITFRRIQLPARGHDCKHVQCFDLESYLQLNCERGTWRCPVCNKTALLEGLEVDQYMWGILNAIQNSEFEEVTIDPTCSWRPVPIKSELHIKEDPDGPLTKRFKTMSPSQMTMPNVMEMIAQLGPGPGPGPGHGPGPGPSPYPPHPSQHTSGNGGDYPGAGNSYHSQGHFDFPHGNPSGGGVAGGGGGGPPMSDFIHGPQLSHPPDGHGGLHSQDKPLSHGMNDPMSHPDQSHSSMQQSLHASPHPGSQSGPPLHHSGQSGQPLHHGGPSSQPHRQSQPPPLPQQAGQNSHPHGDLNFNPSSDGQMGQGAQDMPEPSLDLLPELANPDELLSYLDPPDLPANSNDDLLSLFENN from the exons CCCTGCTGTCGTCGTGGTGCGAGGAGCTGGGTCGTCTCCTCCTGCTGCGTCACCAGAAGAACAGGCAGAACGAACCACAGGGAAAAGTCCCCATGCAGCCCAGCATGAGCAGCATGAAGCCCGGCCTCACGCACAG TGATGGATCCTTTCCCTATGACTCTGTCCCCTGGCAACAAAACACCAACCAGCCCCCTGGGTCGCTGTCCGTGGTGACAACGGTGTGGGGCGTGACCAATACGTCACAGAGTCAG GTGCTGGGTAATCCGATGGCAAACAGCAATAACCCCATGAATCCTGGGGGTAACCCTATGGGACCAGGTATGTCTGCCAGCGGAGCAGGACTCAACTCACCTCAGTTCAGTGCTCAGCAGCAACAGTTCCAAAACAAAGGCGGCTCCAACCAACAGTACATGCAGCAGGGCATGTACGGCAGGCCTGGCTACCCCGGTGGTCCTGGGGGATACAGCGGAAG TTATTCCGGAGGCCCGAACACTCCTCAAGGAGGGATGGGGATGAACTCCCACACGCGTCCTTCTGGTGACTTCACGCAGCCGGCTGCcgcggctgcagcagctgctgtcgCTGCCGCAGCTGCTACAGCAACGGCCACAGCGACAGCCACGGTAGCAGCTATGCAGGAAACCCAGAATAAAGATATGAACCAGTATGGACAG ATGTGTTCATCGTTCCAAATGGGCCCAACTCAGGCCTACAACAACCAGTTCATGAACCAGCCAGGCCCACGAGGGCCCCCTGGAGGCATGAATCCAGCCAGCATGGGATCAGGCATGAGCAACCCCAACATGAGTGGTCCTCCCATGGGCATGAACCAGGCTCGAACCCCAGGCATGGGGCATTTTGGAGCTCACGGCCAGAGGATGCCACAGCAGGGGTATCCTGGAGTACCTCGACAGGGTGTGCCCATGCAGGGGATGAAGAGGCCGTATCCTGGGGAG GCAAGTTACGCAACTCAGCAATACGGGCCAAACAGTCAGTTCCCGCCACAGCAGGGGCAGTACCCGTCATCAAACCCCTCCAGGCCGCTGTCCTCTCCAAACTACCCCGGGCAGAGGATGCCAGGGCAGCAGAGCCAGGGACAGTACCCACCCGGGATGCCCATGGGCCAGTATTATAAG CAAGAGCCCTTCAATGGTCAGAGCACCAACTTCTCAGGAGGTGGTTACTCCTACGGTCAAGGCAATGGG CCTCCCCGGCCCGTAAACTACCCCCACTCCCCTGTCCCCGGAAACCCCACACCCCCCATGACCCCAGGTAGTAGCATCCCTCCGTACCTGTCGCCAAACCAGGATGTGAAACCCCCGTTTCCACCCGACATGAAACCAAATATGACAGCTCTTCCGCCCCCTCCAA GTAACCCCAACGAAGAGCTACGGCTGACATTCCCCGTCAGGGATGGAGTGGTGCTGGAGCCGTTCCGCCTGGAGCACAACCTGGCTGTCAGTAACCACGTCTTCCACCTTCGGCCCTCCGTCCACCAGACCCTCATGTGGAG GTCAGACCTCGAGCTGCAGTTTAAGTGCTACCACCATGAAGACAGGCAGATGAACACCAACTGGCCCGCCTCCGTCCAGGTCAGCGTCAACGCCACGCCTCTCACCATCGAGCGGGGCGACAACAAGACCTCCCACAAAGCCCTGCACCTGAAGCACGTGTGCCAACCTGGGAGAAACACCATCCAGATAACAGTCACggcctgctgctgt TCCCAcctgtttgtgctgcagctggtCCACAGACCATCTGTGCGCTCTGTCCTCCAGGGGCTCCTGAAGAAGAGGCTCCTTCCTGCAGAACACTGCATCACCAAGG TTAAGAGGAACTTCAGCAGTGTGGCGGCCTCGGCAGGCAACACCACTCTGAATGGGGAAGATGGCGTGGAGCAGACGGCCATCAAGGTGTCGCTGAAATGTCCCATCACCTTCCGACGCATCCAGCTACCGGCACGAGGGCACGACTGCAAACATGTCCAG TGTTTTGATCTGGAGTCCTACTTACAGCTGAACTGTGAGCGGGGGACATGGAGGTGTCCTGTGTGCAA TAAAACGGCATTATTAGAAGGTCTGGAAGTGGACCAGTACATGTGGGGAATCCTCAACGCCATACAAAA CTCAGAGTTTGAAGAGGTCACTATAGACCCGACATGTAGCTGGCGACCTGTCCCCATCAAGTCCGAGCTTCACATCAAAGAGGATCCAGACGGACCGCTCACCAAGCGCTTCAAGACCATGAGCCCCAGTCAGATGACCATGCCCAATGTGATGGAGATGATCGCCCAGCTGGGGCCTGGTCCCGGCCCAGGTCCCGGCCATGGACCCGGACCCGGTCCCAGTCCCTACCCCCCACACCCTAGTCAACATACGAGTGGGAACGGTGGAGATTACCCAGGAGCAG GCAACAGTTACCACAGCCAGGGGCACTTTGACTTCCCTCACGGGAACCCCTCTGGTGGGGGGGTTGCAGGAGGCGGCGGAGGTGGTCCCCCTATGAGTGACTTCATCCACGGCCCCCAGCTCTCGCACCCCCCAGATGGACATGGCGGCCTCCACTCGCAGGACAAGCCCCTGAGCCACGGCATGAACGATCCA ATGTCCCATCCCGATCAGTCCCATAGCTCCATGCAGCAGAGCTTGCATGCGTCTCCCCACCCCGGCAGCCAATCAGGGCCGCCCTTGCATCACAGCGGCCAATCAGGGCAGCCCTTGCATCACGGCGGCCCGTCATCGCAGCCGCATCGCCAGTCACAGCCGCCGCCACTGCCTCAGCAGGCCGGGCAGAACAGTCACCCCCACGGCGATCTGAACTTTAACCCCTCCTCAGATGGGCAGATGGGGCAGGGAGCGCAGGATATGCCTGAACCCTCCCTGGAT CTGCTTCCAGAGCTGGCGAACCCGGATGAGTTACTATCGTACCTGGACCCCCCCGACCTCCCCGCCAACAGCAACGACgaccttctctccctctttgagAACAACtag
- the zmiz1a gene encoding zinc finger MIZ domain-containing protein 1a isoform X3 has translation MQPSMSSMKPGLTHSDGSFPYDSVPWQQNTNQPPGSLSVVTTVWGVTNTSQSQVLGNPMANSNNPMNPGGNPMGPGMSASGAGLNSPQFSAQQQQFQNKGGSNQQYMQQGMYGRPGYPGGPGGYSGSYSGGPNTPQGGMGMNSHTRPSGDFTQPAAAAAAAAVAAAAATATATATATVAAMQETQNKDMNQYGQMCSSFQMGPTQAYNNQFMNQPGPRGPPGGMNPASMGSGMSNPNMSGPPMGMNQARTPGMGHFGAHGQRMPQQGYPGVPRQGVPMQGMKRPYPGEASYATQQYGPNSQFPPQQGQYPSSNPSRPLSSPNYPGQRMPGQQSQGQYPPGMPMGQYYKQEPFNGQSTNFSGGGYSYGQGNGPPRPVNYPHSPVPGNPTPPMTPGSSIPPYLSPNQDVKPPFPPDMKPNMTALPPPPSNPNEELRLTFPVRDGVVLEPFRLEHNLAVSNHVFHLRPSVHQTLMWRSDLELQFKCYHHEDRQMNTNWPASVQVSVNATPLTIERGDNKTSHKALHLKHVCQPGRNTIQITVTACCCSHLFVLQLVHRPSVRSVLQGLLKKRLLPAEHCITKVKRNFSSVAASAGNTTLNGEDGVEQTAIKVSLKCPITFRRIQLPARGHDCKHVQCFDLESYLQLNCERGTWRCPVCNKTALLEGLEVDQYMWGILNAIQNSEFEEVTIDPTCSWRPVPIKSELHIKEDPDGPLTKRFKTMSPSQMTMPNVMEMIAQLGPGPGPGPGHGPGPGPSPYPPHPSQHTSGNGGDYPGAGNSYHSQGHFDFPHGNPSGGGVAGGGGGGPPMSDFIHGPQLSHPPDGHGGLHSQDKPLSHGMNDPMSHPDQSHSSMQQSLHASPHPGSQSGPPLHHSGQSGQPLHHGGPSSQPHRQSQPPPLPQQAGQNSHPHGDLNFNPSSDGQMGQGAQDMPEPSLDLLPELANPDELLSYLDPPDLPANSNDDLLSLFENN, from the exons ATGCAGCCCAGCATGAGCAGCATGAAGCCCGGCCTCACGCACAG TGATGGATCCTTTCCCTATGACTCTGTCCCCTGGCAACAAAACACCAACCAGCCCCCTGGGTCGCTGTCCGTGGTGACAACGGTGTGGGGCGTGACCAATACGTCACAGAGTCAG GTGCTGGGTAATCCGATGGCAAACAGCAATAACCCCATGAATCCTGGGGGTAACCCTATGGGACCAGGTATGTCTGCCAGCGGAGCAGGACTCAACTCACCTCAGTTCAGTGCTCAGCAGCAACAGTTCCAAAACAAAGGCGGCTCCAACCAACAGTACATGCAGCAGGGCATGTACGGCAGGCCTGGCTACCCCGGTGGTCCTGGGGGATACAGCGGAAG TTATTCCGGAGGCCCGAACACTCCTCAAGGAGGGATGGGGATGAACTCCCACACGCGTCCTTCTGGTGACTTCACGCAGCCGGCTGCcgcggctgcagcagctgctgtcgCTGCCGCAGCTGCTACAGCAACGGCCACAGCGACAGCCACGGTAGCAGCTATGCAGGAAACCCAGAATAAAGATATGAACCAGTATGGACAG ATGTGTTCATCGTTCCAAATGGGCCCAACTCAGGCCTACAACAACCAGTTCATGAACCAGCCAGGCCCACGAGGGCCCCCTGGAGGCATGAATCCAGCCAGCATGGGATCAGGCATGAGCAACCCCAACATGAGTGGTCCTCCCATGGGCATGAACCAGGCTCGAACCCCAGGCATGGGGCATTTTGGAGCTCACGGCCAGAGGATGCCACAGCAGGGGTATCCTGGAGTACCTCGACAGGGTGTGCCCATGCAGGGGATGAAGAGGCCGTATCCTGGGGAG GCAAGTTACGCAACTCAGCAATACGGGCCAAACAGTCAGTTCCCGCCACAGCAGGGGCAGTACCCGTCATCAAACCCCTCCAGGCCGCTGTCCTCTCCAAACTACCCCGGGCAGAGGATGCCAGGGCAGCAGAGCCAGGGACAGTACCCACCCGGGATGCCCATGGGCCAGTATTATAAG CAAGAGCCCTTCAATGGTCAGAGCACCAACTTCTCAGGAGGTGGTTACTCCTACGGTCAAGGCAATGGG CCTCCCCGGCCCGTAAACTACCCCCACTCCCCTGTCCCCGGAAACCCCACACCCCCCATGACCCCAGGTAGTAGCATCCCTCCGTACCTGTCGCCAAACCAGGATGTGAAACCCCCGTTTCCACCCGACATGAAACCAAATATGACAGCTCTTCCGCCCCCTCCAA GTAACCCCAACGAAGAGCTACGGCTGACATTCCCCGTCAGGGATGGAGTGGTGCTGGAGCCGTTCCGCCTGGAGCACAACCTGGCTGTCAGTAACCACGTCTTCCACCTTCGGCCCTCCGTCCACCAGACCCTCATGTGGAG GTCAGACCTCGAGCTGCAGTTTAAGTGCTACCACCATGAAGACAGGCAGATGAACACCAACTGGCCCGCCTCCGTCCAGGTCAGCGTCAACGCCACGCCTCTCACCATCGAGCGGGGCGACAACAAGACCTCCCACAAAGCCCTGCACCTGAAGCACGTGTGCCAACCTGGGAGAAACACCATCCAGATAACAGTCACggcctgctgctgt TCCCAcctgtttgtgctgcagctggtCCACAGACCATCTGTGCGCTCTGTCCTCCAGGGGCTCCTGAAGAAGAGGCTCCTTCCTGCAGAACACTGCATCACCAAGG TTAAGAGGAACTTCAGCAGTGTGGCGGCCTCGGCAGGCAACACCACTCTGAATGGGGAAGATGGCGTGGAGCAGACGGCCATCAAGGTGTCGCTGAAATGTCCCATCACCTTCCGACGCATCCAGCTACCGGCACGAGGGCACGACTGCAAACATGTCCAG TGTTTTGATCTGGAGTCCTACTTACAGCTGAACTGTGAGCGGGGGACATGGAGGTGTCCTGTGTGCAA TAAAACGGCATTATTAGAAGGTCTGGAAGTGGACCAGTACATGTGGGGAATCCTCAACGCCATACAAAA CTCAGAGTTTGAAGAGGTCACTATAGACCCGACATGTAGCTGGCGACCTGTCCCCATCAAGTCCGAGCTTCACATCAAAGAGGATCCAGACGGACCGCTCACCAAGCGCTTCAAGACCATGAGCCCCAGTCAGATGACCATGCCCAATGTGATGGAGATGATCGCCCAGCTGGGGCCTGGTCCCGGCCCAGGTCCCGGCCATGGACCCGGACCCGGTCCCAGTCCCTACCCCCCACACCCTAGTCAACATACGAGTGGGAACGGTGGAGATTACCCAGGAGCAG GCAACAGTTACCACAGCCAGGGGCACTTTGACTTCCCTCACGGGAACCCCTCTGGTGGGGGGGTTGCAGGAGGCGGCGGAGGTGGTCCCCCTATGAGTGACTTCATCCACGGCCCCCAGCTCTCGCACCCCCCAGATGGACATGGCGGCCTCCACTCGCAGGACAAGCCCCTGAGCCACGGCATGAACGATCCA ATGTCCCATCCCGATCAGTCCCATAGCTCCATGCAGCAGAGCTTGCATGCGTCTCCCCACCCCGGCAGCCAATCAGGGCCGCCCTTGCATCACAGCGGCCAATCAGGGCAGCCCTTGCATCACGGCGGCCCGTCATCGCAGCCGCATCGCCAGTCACAGCCGCCGCCACTGCCTCAGCAGGCCGGGCAGAACAGTCACCCCCACGGCGATCTGAACTTTAACCCCTCCTCAGATGGGCAGATGGGGCAGGGAGCGCAGGATATGCCTGAACCCTCCCTGGAT CTGCTTCCAGAGCTGGCGAACCCGGATGAGTTACTATCGTACCTGGACCCCCCCGACCTCCCCGCCAACAGCAACGACgaccttctctccctctttgagAACAACtag